In one Desulfoferula mesophila genomic region, the following are encoded:
- the hslV gene encoding ATP-dependent protease subunit HslV, which yields MSTPQMRGTTVLALRHAGGVVMAADGQVTLGNTVMKATANKLRRLYHDQVLAGFAGATADAFTLFERLESKLEAYAGNLTRAAVELAKDWRTDKALRQLEALLLAADKDKLLIISGSGDVIDPEEGIAAIGSGGPFALAAARALVKNTDMDAEAIAREALDIAGDICIYTNHQIRVESL from the coding sequence ATGTCCACTCCCCAGATGCGCGGCACCACGGTATTGGCCCTTCGGCACGCCGGCGGGGTGGTCATGGCCGCCGACGGGCAGGTGACCTTGGGCAACACCGTGATGAAGGCCACCGCCAACAAGCTGCGGCGGTTGTATCACGACCAGGTGCTGGCCGGGTTCGCCGGGGCCACGGCCGACGCCTTCACCCTGTTCGAGCGCCTGGAGAGCAAGCTGGAGGCCTATGCCGGCAACCTGACCCGGGCGGCGGTGGAGTTGGCCAAGGACTGGCGCACCGACAAGGCCCTGCGCCAGCTCGAAGCCCTGCTGTTGGCCGCGGACAAGGACAAGCTCTTGATCATCTCCGGTTCGGGCGACGTCATCGACCCGGAGGAGGGCATCGCGGCCATCGGCTCGGGCGGGCCCTTCGCCCTGGCGGCGGCGCGGGCCTTGGTAAAGAATACCGACATGGACGCCGAGGCCATCGCCCGCGAGGCGCTGGACATTGCCGGCGACATCTGCATTTACACCAACCACCAGATAAGGGTGGAGAGCCTATAA
- a CDS encoding tetratricopeptide repeat protein, with protein MSISSKSQTLYAVVLGLVLLASAACAGAPVSATASPQVARPAASGEAPPATKAPATPSDNLRSLTLYAQAQVSLRNGDHVAALKYLREAQQADPSSGYLHLEMARVLVRINQMDQALAETREAVKLSPDLADAWLLLGGIYSNRKEVSRAISAYEKVLAIDPEQEDARLLLGTMYLEDRRFELAAKVLTPLVKIQPELVPAHYYLGQAQVGLKRYAAAEKSFQQVLELSPRFQGAQFELARLYELQRDMAKAEAMYRDILKNHPESTLAHERLGRLYLRSGRYQEALNQFAILKGLSHDDPEVRVKIGMVFLQQKRYGQAAEEFQAILKQDPKMYRARYYLGLTLQELNKPEQALEVLEEVPPSSEFYVESRLLQTEILLDLGQDQEADKVLEEALKLFPKEADLHLAVAALAESRKDMVKAEAELQKALHLEPGNAEAHFRLGVVLDKEGKHQQAMEEMEKAVRIDDRHARALNYLGYTLAEKGQDLDKAESYIRRALAVEPNAFFIMDSLGWVYYQRGQYLQAMHYLKQATAAGTADPVIFEHLGDTYMKLKRYQEAVKAYQQSLASNPLDPKKVRGKLKEAERLQGAQ; from the coding sequence ATGAGCATCAGTTCCAAAAGCCAAACCCTTTACGCTGTGGTTTTGGGTCTGGTTCTTTTGGCCTCGGCGGCTTGCGCCGGGGCCCCCGTGTCTGCGACCGCGTCTCCCCAGGTGGCCAGGCCCGCGGCATCCGGGGAAGCGCCACCCGCGACCAAGGCCCCAGCAACGCCGTCGGACAACCTGCGCTCCCTGACGCTCTATGCCCAAGCCCAGGTGAGTCTGCGCAACGGCGACCACGTGGCGGCACTTAAATACCTGCGCGAGGCCCAGCAGGCCGACCCCTCCAGCGGCTATCTCCACTTGGAGATGGCCCGAGTGCTGGTGCGCATCAACCAGATGGACCAGGCCCTGGCCGAAACCCGCGAGGCGGTGAAGCTGAGCCCCGATCTGGCCGACGCCTGGTTGCTCTTGGGGGGCATCTATTCCAACCGCAAGGAAGTGTCACGGGCCATAAGCGCCTATGAAAAGGTTTTGGCCATTGATCCCGAGCAGGAGGACGCCCGCCTGCTTTTGGGCACCATGTACCTGGAGGACCGTCGTTTCGAGTTGGCGGCCAAGGTCCTTACCCCTCTGGTGAAAATCCAACCGGAATTGGTGCCCGCCCATTATTATTTGGGCCAAGCCCAAGTGGGGTTGAAGCGCTACGCCGCGGCCGAGAAAAGCTTTCAACAGGTGCTGGAACTCTCCCCCCGGTTCCAGGGGGCCCAATTCGAATTGGCCCGTCTTTACGAGTTGCAACGGGATATGGCCAAGGCCGAGGCCATGTACCGGGATATCCTGAAGAACCATCCCGAATCCACCCTGGCCCACGAGCGGCTGGGGCGGCTTTACCTGCGCTCGGGCCGCTACCAGGAGGCCTTGAACCAGTTCGCCATCCTCAAAGGGCTGAGCCATGACGATCCGGAGGTGCGGGTCAAGATAGGCATGGTGTTTCTGCAGCAGAAGCGCTACGGCCAGGCGGCCGAAGAGTTTCAGGCCATATTGAAACAAGACCCCAAAATGTACCGCGCCCGTTATTACCTGGGACTGACCCTGCAAGAGCTGAACAAGCCGGAGCAGGCCCTGGAGGTGTTGGAGGAGGTGCCGCCCAGCTCCGAGTTCTATGTGGAAAGCCGCCTGTTGCAGACGGAAATTTTGCTGGACTTGGGACAGGACCAGGAAGCCGACAAGGTCTTGGAGGAAGCCCTGAAGCTCTTCCCCAAGGAGGCCGATCTACACCTGGCCGTGGCCGCCTTGGCCGAATCGCGCAAGGACATGGTAAAGGCCGAGGCGGAGCTGCAAAAGGCGCTTCACCTGGAGCCGGGCAACGCCGAGGCCCACTTCCGCCTGGGAGTGGTCTTGGACAAAGAGGGCAAGCACCAGCAGGCCATGGAGGAGATGGAAAAAGCGGTGCGCATCGACGACCGCCACGCACGGGCGCTCAACTACCTGGGCTACACCTTGGCCGAAAAGGGCCAAGACCTGGACAAGGCGGAAAGCTACATCCGACGCGCCTTGGCCGTGGAACCCAACGCATTTTTCATCATGGACAGCCTTGGCTGGGTTTACTATCAGCGCGGGCAATACCTTCAGGCCATGCATTACTTGAAGCAGGCGACGGCGGCCGGAACTGCGGACCCGGTCATCTTCGAACACCTGGGCGATACCTACATGAAGCTGAAACGCTACCAGGAGGCGGTCAAGGCTTATCAACAGTCCCTGGCCAGCAATCCCCTTGATCCCAAAAAGGTGCGGGGCAAGCTCAAGGAGGCCGAGCGCCTCCAGGGCGCGCAGTGA
- the hslU gene encoding ATP-dependent protease ATPase subunit HslU gives MATLTPRETVAELDKYVIGQHDAKRCVAIALRNRWRRRQVPEHLRDEIAPKNIIMIGPTGVGKTEIARRLARLADAPFLKVEASKFTEVGYVGRDVESMIRDLTELAINMVKAAEHETVRAKARELAEERLLDILLPPRRAGDEKDEEDAGHLEVVRAGEDLNPTRSKLRRLLHEGKLNERYVDLEVQSQGPTPMVEIFSAGGMEEMGMNLKDMLGGMFPQQTKRRKVKVPEALEILTNEEAGRLIDMDRVVSEAMSKVEQEGIIFLDEIDKIAGRETGHGPDVSREGVQRDLLPLVEGSTVTTKYGMIKTDHILFIAAGAFHVSKPSDLVPELQGRFPIRVELQALSADDFVRILTEPENALIRQYEELMKTEGLTLDFTPEAIRELAEIASQVNQATENIGARRLHTVMERLLEEVSFEAPGMEGVTLKIDADYVQQRLSEISTDRDLSRYIL, from the coding sequence ATGGCAACCCTGACTCCCAGAGAGACCGTGGCCGAGCTGGACAAGTACGTCATCGGCCAACACGACGCCAAGCGCTGCGTGGCCATTGCCCTCCGCAACCGCTGGCGCCGCCGCCAGGTGCCCGAGCACCTGCGCGACGAGATAGCGCCCAAGAACATCATCATGATCGGGCCCACCGGGGTGGGCAAGACCGAGATAGCCCGGCGCCTGGCCCGCCTGGCCGACGCGCCGTTCCTCAAGGTGGAGGCCAGCAAGTTCACCGAGGTGGGCTACGTGGGCCGCGACGTGGAGTCCATGATCCGCGACCTCACCGAGCTGGCCATCAACATGGTCAAGGCGGCCGAGCACGAGACGGTGCGGGCCAAGGCTAGAGAGCTGGCCGAGGAGCGTCTGCTGGACATCCTGCTGCCGCCGCGCCGGGCGGGCGACGAAAAGGACGAGGAAGACGCGGGCCACCTGGAGGTGGTGCGGGCCGGGGAGGACCTCAACCCCACCCGCAGCAAGCTGCGCCGCCTGCTGCACGAGGGAAAGCTCAACGAGCGCTACGTGGACCTGGAGGTGCAGTCCCAGGGGCCCACGCCCATGGTGGAGATTTTCTCGGCCGGGGGCATGGAAGAGATGGGCATGAACCTCAAGGACATGCTGGGCGGCATGTTCCCCCAGCAGACCAAGCGCCGCAAGGTCAAGGTGCCCGAGGCCCTGGAGATCCTGACCAACGAGGAAGCCGGGCGGCTCATCGACATGGACCGGGTGGTGAGCGAGGCCATGTCCAAGGTGGAGCAGGAGGGCATCATCTTCCTGGACGAGATCGACAAAATCGCGGGCCGGGAGACCGGGCACGGCCCGGACGTGAGCCGCGAAGGCGTGCAGCGCGATCTATTGCCCCTGGTGGAGGGCTCCACGGTGACCACCAAGTACGGCATGATCAAGACCGACCATATCTTGTTCATCGCCGCCGGGGCCTTCCACGTGTCCAAGCCCAGCGACCTGGTGCCCGAGCTGCAGGGGCGCTTTCCCATCCGGGTGGAGTTGCAGGCGCTGAGCGCCGACGACTTCGTGCGCATCCTCACCGAGCCGGAGAACGCCCTGATCCGCCAGTACGAGGAGTTGATGAAGACCGAGGGCCTGACCCTGGACTTCACCCCCGAGGCCATCCGGGAGCTGGCCGAGATCGCCAGCCAGGTGAACCAGGCCACCGAGAACATCGGGGCGCGCCGCTTGCACACGGTGATGGAGCGCCTGCTGGAAGAGGTCTCCTTCGAGGCTCCGGGCATGGAAGGAGTGACCCTGAAGATCGACGCGGACTACGTGCAACAGCGCCTGTCCGAGATAAGCACCGATCGGGACCTGAGCCGTTATATCCTGTAG
- the fusA gene encoding elongation factor G, whose product MSIDKIKATRTVAIVGHGGGGKTSLAEAMLFNAKATDRLGKVDEGTTTLDWEPEEAKRGGSISASFGHYGFNKFTVNFVDAPGDDNFLSDAAAALRAVDGVVMVADAIDGVKVQGEKVWQFVDKAGLPALVVVNKMDRERADFDAAVNMIPDMLGIKAIKLQIPMGAADSFTGVVDLLANKAYTFAADGSGKMTTGEVPDDFADAVEAARETLIEDIAEADDTLMERYLEGEELSADDLAKGLAKGVADRLFLPVAATAALKNMGVQPVMDLINRLLPSPITRGAVAGINPKDGSETSCQPDPAAPFAGLVFKTVADPFAGRLSMVRIFAGTLSSDMQLINPNRDAKERFGQLYLQTGKTQKTVSEALPGDIVAIPKLKETRTGDTLYAAGANIQFETIEPLPAVISYAIEAKEKGDEEKVFAGINRLLEEDPTLRLDRDPQTNEALLSGMGSVHIETTLDRLKRKFGVEVNLKTPKVPYRETIKGSIRVQGRYKKQTGGRGQFGDTWLEISPSDNPGEGYVFVDEIVGGSIPRQYIPAVEKGIGEALLGGVLAGYPMVDVKVRLVDGSFHPVDSSEMAFKVAGSMGFKKGAAQCKPTLLEPIMLLTVTVPEDAMGDVMGDISSRRGRVLGMDSKGSLQVISAHVPMSELLTYQPELTSMTGGRGAFTMELDHYEEVPGDVQAKIVEAYQQAKEEGN is encoded by the coding sequence ATGAGCATCGACAAGATCAAAGCAACCCGCACCGTCGCCATCGTAGGGCACGGCGGTGGGGGCAAGACCTCCTTGGCCGAGGCCATGCTCTTCAACGCCAAGGCCACCGACCGCCTGGGCAAGGTGGACGAAGGCACCACCACCCTGGACTGGGAGCCCGAAGAGGCCAAGCGCGGAGGCAGCATCAGCGCCTCCTTCGGCCACTACGGCTTCAACAAGTTCACCGTGAACTTCGTGGACGCCCCCGGCGACGACAACTTCCTCTCCGACGCCGCCGCCGCTCTCCGGGCCGTGGACGGCGTGGTCATGGTGGCCGACGCCATAGACGGAGTGAAGGTGCAGGGTGAAAAGGTCTGGCAGTTCGTGGACAAGGCCGGTTTGCCCGCCCTGGTGGTGGTCAACAAGATGGACCGTGAGCGGGCGGACTTTGACGCCGCGGTGAACATGATCCCCGACATGCTGGGCATCAAGGCCATCAAGCTGCAAATTCCCATGGGCGCCGCCGATAGCTTCACCGGCGTAGTGGATTTGTTGGCCAACAAGGCCTACACCTTTGCCGCCGACGGCTCGGGCAAGATGACCACCGGCGAGGTGCCGGACGATTTCGCCGACGCGGTGGAAGCCGCCCGCGAGACGCTCATCGAAGACATCGCCGAGGCCGACGACACCCTCATGGAGCGTTACCTGGAGGGCGAGGAGCTCAGCGCCGACGACCTGGCCAAGGGCCTGGCCAAGGGCGTGGCCGATCGCCTGTTCCTGCCCGTGGCCGCCACCGCCGCCCTGAAGAACATGGGCGTGCAGCCGGTGATGGACCTGATCAACCGTCTGCTGCCCTCCCCCATCACTCGGGGAGCCGTGGCCGGCATCAACCCCAAGGACGGCAGCGAGACCTCCTGCCAGCCCGATCCCGCCGCGCCCTTCGCGGGCCTGGTGTTCAAGACCGTGGCCGATCCCTTTGCCGGCCGCCTGAGCATGGTGCGGATTTTCGCGGGCACCCTCAGCTCGGACATGCAGCTGATCAACCCCAACCGCGACGCCAAGGAGCGCTTCGGCCAGCTCTACCTACAGACCGGCAAGACCCAAAAGACGGTATCCGAGGCCCTGCCCGGCGACATCGTGGCCATTCCCAAGCTCAAGGAAACCCGCACCGGCGACACCCTCTACGCCGCCGGGGCCAACATCCAGTTCGAGACCATCGAACCCCTGCCCGCGGTCATTTCCTACGCCATCGAGGCCAAGGAAAAGGGCGACGAGGAAAAGGTCTTCGCGGGCATCAACCGGCTCTTGGAAGAGGACCCCACCCTGCGCCTGGACCGCGACCCCCAGACCAACGAGGCTCTGCTTTCGGGCATGGGCTCGGTGCACATCGAGACCACCCTGGACCGCCTGAAGCGCAAGTTCGGCGTGGAGGTGAACCTCAAGACCCCCAAGGTGCCCTACCGCGAGACCATCAAGGGCTCGATCAGGGTGCAGGGGCGCTACAAGAAGCAGACCGGCGGCCGGGGCCAGTTCGGCGACACCTGGCTGGAGATCAGCCCCTCGGACAACCCCGGCGAAGGTTACGTGTTCGTGGACGAGATCGTGGGCGGTTCCATTCCCCGCCAATACATCCCGGCGGTGGAAAAGGGCATCGGCGAAGCCCTGCTGGGCGGCGTGTTGGCAGGCTATCCCATGGTGGACGTGAAGGTGCGCCTGGTGGACGGCTCCTTCCACCCGGTGGACAGCTCGGAAATGGCCTTCAAGGTGGCCGGTTCCATGGGCTTCAAAAAGGGCGCGGCCCAGTGCAAGCCCACCCTGCTGGAGCCGATCATGCTGCTGACCGTGACCGTGCCCGAGGACGCCATGGGCGACGTCATGGGCGACATCAGCTCCCGGCGCGGCCGGGTGTTGGGCATGGACTCCAAGGGCAGCCTGCAGGTGATCAGCGCCCATGTGCCCATGTCCGAGCTGCTGACCTACCAGCCCGAGCTCACCTCCATGACCGGCGGCCGCGGGGCCTTCACCATGGAGCTGGATCACTACGAGGAAGTGCCCGGCGACGTGCAGGCCAAGATCGTGGAGGCCTACCAGCAAGCCAAGGAGGAAGGCAATTAG
- a CDS encoding Mut7-C RNAse domain-containing protein: MCDSMLGRLARWLRLMGYDAPLLKRIPAQAPPGQFLLTRRQAWRGRPGVLFISRDRLEDQLGQVLAELELAPDPARFFTRCLDCNVSVELLAREDASGRVPDYILDTAEGFTHCPQCGKVFWPGSHGQRAKQRLTAIMDKLHGSAPGQ; encoded by the coding sequence GTGTGCGATAGCATGTTGGGCCGTTTGGCCCGCTGGCTGCGCCTCATGGGCTACGACGCCCCCCTGCTCAAACGAATCCCCGCCCAGGCCCCGCCCGGCCAGTTTCTGCTAACCCGCCGCCAGGCCTGGCGGGGCAGGCCGGGGGTGCTGTTCATCAGCCGTGACCGCCTGGAAGACCAGCTGGGGCAGGTACTCGCCGAGTTGGAGTTGGCCCCGGACCCGGCCCGCTTTTTCACCCGCTGTTTGGATTGCAATGTGTCGGTGGAGCTGCTGGCCCGCGAGGATGCCTCCGGTAGGGTGCCGGACTATATTCTGGACACGGCGGAGGGATTCACCCATTGCCCCCAGTGCGGCAAGGTGTTCTGGCCGGGCAGCCACGGCCAGCGGGCAAAACAACGCCTGACGGCCATCATGGACAAACTCCACGGCAGCGCGCCAGGGCAATAG
- a CDS encoding MogA/MoaB family molybdenum cofactor biosynthesis protein, producing the protein MTTRKCPATCRPRSWRPTSKPRRKAIRHQAAILTISDKAAQGRREDLAGPALRDALAAWEIDTVVSETVPDEPEQIVAALKRFADQMRLALVLTSGGTGLSPRDNTPEATAQVIERPVPGIAEVMRAEGLKHTRHAMLSRGLAGVRGATLIINLPGSPRGALENLEAVLPALPHALDKLCGDQSDCARPLD; encoded by the coding sequence ATCACTACGAGGAAGTGCCCGGCGACGTGCAGGCCAAGATCGTGGAGGCCTACCAGCAAGCCAAGGAGGAAGGCAATTAGGCACCAAGCCGCCATCCTGACCATCAGCGACAAGGCCGCGCAGGGCCGGCGGGAAGATCTCGCCGGCCCCGCGCTTCGTGACGCCCTGGCCGCCTGGGAAATAGACACCGTGGTCAGCGAGACGGTGCCAGACGAGCCCGAGCAGATCGTGGCCGCGCTCAAGCGTTTTGCCGACCAAATGCGCCTCGCGCTGGTGCTCACCAGCGGAGGCACGGGCCTGAGCCCTCGGGACAACACCCCCGAGGCCACCGCCCAGGTCATCGAGCGCCCGGTCCCCGGCATCGCCGAGGTCATGCGGGCCGAGGGCCTCAAGCACACCCGTCACGCCATGCTCTCGCGAGGCCTGGCCGGGGTGCGCGGGGCCACCCTCATCATCAACCTGCCGGGCTCTCCCCGGGGCGCCCTGGAAAACCTGGAGGCGGTCCTGCCCGCCCTGCCCCACGCCCTGGACAAGCTCTGCGGCGACCAGAGCGACTGCGCCCGGCCCCTGGATTAG
- a CDS encoding LolA family protein, with protein MPGLRAISCMLLVAALALGLTSCVHLPGGPTASLLPVAQEVRARLQARQQAVSSFVLSGEVELAAPQGTLNGDHLIMGLAPNRIRAEIMGPFGQPLLRVITDGQKMAVLSYRENRAYMGRASRENLARFLGLALSSSEIYALLTGSVPLLPSTAQAEVIPSDSEKGMALLHLVEPGGQVAEGVVFDPGDYAIRRAWLESRDRGPNLDMSFDRFQEALGSRYPTQIKATDGQDRSLLLISHEMKLNQKVDASLFQVAVPPGLEVVELR; from the coding sequence ATGCCGGGCCTGCGCGCCATAAGCTGCATGCTGCTGGTGGCAGCCCTAGCGCTGGGCCTCACCTCGTGCGTCCACCTGCCCGGCGGCCCCACCGCCAGCCTGTTGCCCGTGGCCCAAGAGGTGCGCGCACGCCTGCAGGCTCGCCAACAGGCGGTGTCCTCTTTCGTGTTGAGCGGCGAGGTGGAGCTGGCCGCACCCCAGGGAACCCTGAACGGCGATCATTTGATCATGGGCCTGGCGCCAAACCGCATCCGGGCCGAGATAATGGGCCCCTTTGGGCAGCCCCTGCTCAGGGTAATCACCGACGGTCAGAAGATGGCCGTGCTCTCCTACCGGGAGAACCGCGCCTACATGGGCCGGGCCAGCCGGGAAAACCTGGCGCGTTTTCTGGGCCTGGCCTTGTCTTCGAGCGAGATATATGCGCTGTTGACCGGCTCGGTGCCCTTGTTGCCCTCCACGGCCCAGGCCGAGGTGATCCCTAGCGACTCGGAAAAGGGCATGGCCTTGCTGCACCTGGTGGAGCCCGGCGGACAGGTGGCCGAGGGAGTGGTCTTTGATCCCGGGGATTACGCGATACGCCGGGCCTGGCTGGAAAGCCGGGACCGCGGACCCAACCTGGACATGTCCTTTGACCGCTTTCAAGAGGCCCTGGGCTCGCGCTACCCCACCCAGATCAAAGCCACGGACGGCCAGGACCGCAGCTTGCTGTTGATAAGCCACGAGATGAAGCTCAACCAAAAAGTGGACGCCTCCCTGTTCCAGGTGGCGGTGCCGCCCGGCCTTGAGGTGGTGGAGCTGAGGTGA
- a CDS encoding tyrosine recombinase XerC, which translates to MEKWLKAFEGYLAEGAGSAALTSAAYRRDVVEFAAFLDGYRPGWDWPSVGETDLLAWMAQGLKTKQRSTMARKLMSLRKFFDFLLRQGEIAANPARQVKPPRQGHHLPPRLSVDEAFHLVEGPARQMRAKALLGPKRAAALRDLAMLELMYSSGLRVSELTGLDLGHLRLDLGLARVVEGKGGRERWVPVGAGAAEALKGYLAARSELAPKDGEQEALFLNQKGGRITQRSVQRLVARFAGELSAGRRLSPHALRHAMATHLLEGGADLRSVQEMLGHKSLSTTQKYTHLTVDHLLKVYDQAHPRAHETEGEEDK; encoded by the coding sequence GTGGAAAAGTGGCTGAAAGCCTTTGAAGGCTACCTGGCCGAAGGCGCGGGTTCCGCCGCGCTGACCAGCGCGGCCTACCGGCGCGACGTGGTGGAATTCGCGGCGTTTTTGGACGGCTATCGCCCCGGTTGGGACTGGCCCTCGGTGGGCGAAACCGACCTCTTGGCCTGGATGGCCCAGGGGCTCAAGACCAAGCAGCGCTCCACCATGGCCCGCAAGCTCATGAGCCTCAGGAAGTTTTTCGATTTCCTCCTGCGCCAGGGGGAAATCGCGGCCAACCCGGCGCGGCAGGTTAAACCTCCCCGCCAGGGGCACCATCTGCCCCCGCGGCTTAGCGTGGACGAGGCCTTTCACCTGGTGGAGGGCCCGGCCCGCCAAATGCGCGCCAAGGCGCTTTTGGGCCCCAAGCGGGCGGCGGCGCTCAGGGACCTGGCCATGCTGGAGCTGATGTACTCCAGCGGTCTGCGGGTAAGCGAGCTTACCGGCCTGGACCTGGGCCACCTGCGCCTCGACCTGGGCCTGGCCCGGGTGGTGGAGGGCAAGGGGGGCCGGGAGCGCTGGGTGCCGGTGGGCGCCGGGGCGGCTGAAGCCCTCAAGGGCTACCTGGCCGCCCGCAGCGAGTTGGCTCCCAAGGATGGGGAGCAGGAGGCGCTGTTCTTGAACCAAAAGGGCGGGCGCATCACCCAGCGCAGCGTGCAGCGCCTGGTGGCCCGTTTCGCGGGCGAGCTCAGCGCGGGACGCAGGCTCAGCCCGCACGCCCTGCGCCATGCCATGGCCACCCACCTCTTGGAGGGCGGGGCGGACCTTCGCTCGGTGCAGGAGATGCTGGGGCACAAGAGCCTCAGCACCACCCAGAAATACACCCACCTCACGGTGGACCACCTGCTCAAGGTCTATGACCAGGCCCACCCCCGGGCCCACGAGACCGAGGGCGAGGAGGATAAATAA
- a CDS encoding PPC domain-containing DNA-binding protein → MKYSEAKLGRVFLVTIEDGERLPDAVEKFALEQKLTHGVVFMLGALQNGELVAGPDDPKANPVTILTTLVERPNDAMVMGTIFPDEAGHPVVHLHGAMATGERVSMGCLRLGVHVWEVAEVVVMELAGLKAVRRFDPEVGFSRLVPDPEG, encoded by the coding sequence ATGAAATACAGCGAAGCCAAACTTGGCCGGGTGTTCCTGGTCACCATCGAGGACGGCGAGCGCCTGCCCGACGCCGTGGAAAAATTCGCCCTGGAGCAGAAGCTCACCCATGGGGTGGTGTTCATGCTGGGAGCCCTGCAAAACGGCGAGCTGGTGGCCGGGCCCGACGACCCCAAGGCCAACCCGGTGACCATCCTGACCACCCTGGTGGAGCGGCCCAACGACGCCATGGTCATGGGCACCATCTTCCCGGACGAGGCGGGACACCCGGTGGTGCACCTGCACGGCGCCATGGCCACCGGCGAGCGGGTGAGCATGGGCTGCCTGCGCCTGGGGGTGCACGTGTGGGAGGTGGCCGAGGTGGTGGTCATGGAGCTGGCCGGCCTCAAGGCGGTGCGCCGCTTCGACCCCGAGGTGGGCTTCAGCCGTTTGGTGCCAGACCCGGAAGGCTAG
- the argB gene encoding acetylglutamate kinase — protein MASIDPKITAQTLIEALPYIRRFAGQTVVVKYGGHAMVDEDLKESFALNVILLRAVGIYPVVVHGGGPQIGDLLKRLNIACEFIDGMRVTSPEVMDVVQMVLVGQVNASIVGLINKHGGRAVGLNGHDGGLIKAGKMQMTRKGLAADQPPEIIDLGLVGQVEAVDAQVLHALEHGNFIPVIAPVGVGPQGESFNINADLVAAAVASRLRVAKLIMMTDTPGVLDGEGKLISSLTAAKAEELKQSGVIAGGMIPKVGCCLDALEAGVERAHIIDGRVPNALLLEVFTDQGVGTVFSAR, from the coding sequence ATGGCTTCCATCGATCCGAAAATAACCGCCCAGACCCTCATCGAGGCGCTGCCCTATATAAGGCGTTTCGCCGGGCAGACGGTGGTGGTCAAATACGGCGGCCACGCCATGGTGGACGAGGACCTCAAGGAGAGCTTCGCCCTGAACGTGATCCTCCTCCGGGCGGTGGGCATCTACCCGGTGGTGGTGCACGGCGGCGGCCCCCAGATCGGCGATCTGCTCAAGCGGCTCAACATCGCCTGCGAGTTCATCGACGGCATGCGGGTCACCAGCCCCGAGGTCATGGACGTGGTGCAGATGGTCCTGGTGGGCCAGGTCAACGCCTCCATCGTGGGGCTGATCAACAAGCACGGCGGCCGGGCCGTGGGACTCAACGGCCACGACGGCGGGCTGATCAAGGCCGGCAAGATGCAGATGACCCGCAAGGGACTCGCCGCCGACCAGCCGCCCGAGATCATCGACCTGGGCCTGGTGGGCCAGGTGGAGGCGGTGGACGCCCAGGTGCTGCACGCCCTGGAGCACGGCAACTTCATCCCGGTGATCGCCCCGGTGGGGGTGGGGCCCCAGGGCGAGTCGTTCAACATCAACGCCGACCTGGTGGCCGCGGCGGTGGCCAGCCGCCTGAGGGTGGCCAAGCTGATCATGATGACCGACACTCCGGGGGTGCTGGACGGCGAGGGCAAGCTGATCAGCTCGCTGACCGCGGCCAAGGCCGAGGAGCTCAAACAGAGCGGGGTCATCGCCGGAGGCATGATCCCCAAGGTGGGCTGCTGCCTGGACGCCCTGGAGGCCGGGGTGGAGCGGGCCCACATCATCGACGGGCGGGTGCCCAACGCCCTGCTCTTGGAGGTGTTCACCGACCAAGGGGTGGGCACGGTGTTCAGCGCCCGTTGA